Proteins encoded by one window of Armatimonadota bacterium:
- the mutL gene encoding DNA mismatch repair endonuclease MutL has product MAKIQILEAWLADRIAAGEVVERPASAVKELVENALDAGARTITVELEEGGFRLIRVTDDGEGMDPQDAVTSLRRFATSKIASPDDLYRITTLGFRGEALPSIAAVSYLELVTSDGNRGTRVRAEGGAITRVEEVGSGRGTVVTVRHLFYNTPARRNFLRSVAREAALCVEAVERLALAHPEVAFRVIRDGEEVLWCPASDALDRAARVLRARPDQLLPIPDLPREMRVTGFVGIPELARRSRTGQYFSVNRRPVHSPLLARAVEQGAHTFIPTGHYPVCVVLVFLPPVAVDPNVHPRKLEVRFVHEDRVYRAVEAAVREAYRSRSLGRTPEGPPSKASRWTEGRQEPLLVREPGVCWSTDRPAEPRGPSPFRILGQVVRAYIVAESPEGLVLIDQHAAHERVLYERLCHRTRLPGPMQTLAVPASVALSAAEAQLVEDLSHALREVGFVVEPFGGNTYLLRAVPAVVRDGATDLLRACLQDLLAGPRTRSLEDAVDRMRITVACHAAVRAGDELTPAEMEALVADLLRCRDPYTCFHGRPTLVALPRERLESWFLRR; this is encoded by the coding sequence ATGGCGAAGATCCAGATCCTTGAGGCATGGCTGGCGGACCGCATCGCGGCAGGCGAGGTGGTGGAACGCCCCGCCTCCGCGGTGAAGGAGCTGGTGGAGAACGCTCTGGATGCAGGCGCCCGGACCATCACCGTGGAGCTGGAGGAGGGCGGGTTCCGGCTCATCCGGGTGACGGACGACGGGGAGGGCATGGATCCCCAGGACGCGGTCACCAGCCTGCGCCGGTTCGCCACCAGCAAGATTGCCTCCCCGGACGACCTGTACCGCATCACCACCTTGGGCTTTCGGGGAGAGGCCCTCCCCAGCATCGCCGCGGTGTCCTACCTGGAGCTTGTAACCTCCGATGGGAACCGGGGCACCCGGGTGCGGGCAGAGGGCGGTGCGATCACGCGGGTGGAGGAGGTGGGCTCAGGTCGGGGGACCGTGGTCACCGTACGCCACCTGTTCTACAACACCCCGGCCCGCCGGAACTTCCTGCGGTCCGTTGCCCGCGAGGCCGCGCTCTGCGTGGAGGCGGTGGAGCGGCTCGCCCTGGCGCATCCGGAGGTGGCCTTCCGGGTGATCCGGGACGGCGAGGAGGTCCTGTGGTGCCCCGCCTCAGACGCGCTGGATCGGGCCGCACGGGTACTCCGTGCGCGGCCCGATCAGCTCCTCCCCATTCCAGACCTTCCCCGGGAGATGCGGGTGACCGGATTTGTGGGGATTCCGGAGCTGGCACGCCGCAGCCGCACGGGCCAGTACTTCTCCGTGAACCGCCGGCCCGTGCATAGCCCCCTACTGGCCCGGGCGGTGGAGCAGGGCGCGCATACGTTCATCCCCACGGGGCATTACCCGGTCTGCGTGGTGTTGGTCTTCCTTCCTCCCGTGGCCGTGGATCCCAACGTGCACCCCCGCAAGCTGGAGGTGCGGTTCGTCCACGAGGACCGGGTCTACCGGGCTGTGGAGGCCGCGGTGCGGGAGGCCTACCGATCCCGCTCCCTGGGGCGTACCCCCGAAGGTCCTCCCTCCAAGGCTTCCAGGTGGACAGAGGGCCGGCAGGAGCCGTTGCTGGTTCGTGAGCCCGGGGTGTGTTGGTCCACAGACCGTCCGGCTGAGCCACGCGGGCCTTCTCCTTTCCGGATCCTGGGCCAGGTGGTGCGGGCGTACATCGTAGCGGAGTCCCCGGAGGGTCTTGTGCTGATCGATCAGCACGCGGCCCACGAGCGGGTGCTGTACGAGCGGTTGTGCCATCGAACTCGGCTGCCAGGTCCCATGCAGACCTTGGCGGTCCCGGCCTCCGTGGCGCTCAGCGCCGCGGAGGCGCAGCTGGTGGAAGACCTCTCCCATGCCCTCCGGGAAGTGGGGTTTGTGGTGGAGCCCTTCGGCGGAAACACCTATCTCCTGCGGGCCGTCCCCGCGGTCGTCCGGGACGGCGCCACAGACCTTCTCCGCGCCTGCCTTCAGGATCTTCTCGCCGGCCCCCGGACCCGTTCCCTGGAGGATGCCGTAGACCGCATGCGGATCACGGTGGCCTGCCATGCCGCGGTGCGGGCCGGAGACGAACTCACCCCCGCGGAGATGGAGGCCCTGGTGGCGGATCTCCTACGGTGTCGGGATCCCTATACCTGCTTCCACGGCCGGCCCACCCTGGTGGCGTTGCCCCGGGAACGATTGGAGAGCTGGTTCCTACGCCGCTAG
- the miaB gene encoding tRNA (N6-isopentenyl adenosine(37)-C2)-methylthiotransferase MiaB, with the protein MTRRYHIITYGCQMNVRDSETLAGLLEQMGYVPAERPEEADVVLVNTCTIRENADERAYGRLGELRRLKQRRPGLILGVAGCLVQKDREEVLRRAPHVDLVFGVHNLHRLPELLRQAQEGCQPVYEVWDRFPKDEPLPILPTARAGGIRAYVNIILGCNKFCTFCIVPFVRGRERSVPPEVVLQEVRQLAEQGYREVTLLGQNVDSYGHDLRPRTDLADLLRFIHEVPGIERIRFTTSHPRDMTEKLIRTVAELPKVCEHFHLPVQSGDDEVLRRMHRTYTVTDYLRIVDRIRSCIPEASITTDLIVGFPGESEKQFENTLKLVEAVQFDACNTAVYSPRPGTKAATFPDQVDEQTKHRRLQVLNRLAERVAYARNRRLVGTVQEVLVEEPGRQGGVVGRTRTNKVVVLDGTRDLVGRTVSVCITEAGSWVLRGERVAEPVPVG; encoded by the coding sequence ATGACCAGGCGTTACCACATCATCACGTACGGCTGTCAGATGAACGTCCGGGATTCGGAGACCCTGGCGGGGCTACTGGAGCAGATGGGGTATGTCCCCGCGGAGCGGCCTGAAGAGGCGGACGTGGTCCTGGTGAACACCTGTACCATCCGGGAGAACGCGGACGAGCGGGCCTACGGTCGGTTGGGGGAGCTCCGGCGGCTCAAGCAGCGGCGACCCGGCCTGATCCTGGGCGTAGCAGGGTGCCTGGTGCAGAAGGACCGGGAGGAGGTACTGCGCCGGGCCCCGCACGTGGACCTGGTGTTCGGGGTGCACAATCTACACCGCCTCCCAGAGCTCCTGCGCCAGGCCCAGGAGGGGTGCCAGCCTGTCTACGAGGTGTGGGACCGGTTTCCCAAGGACGAGCCCCTACCCATCCTGCCCACGGCGCGCGCGGGGGGGATCCGGGCCTACGTGAACATCATCCTCGGCTGCAACAAGTTCTGCACGTTTTGCATCGTGCCCTTCGTGCGGGGGCGGGAGCGCAGCGTGCCCCCCGAGGTGGTGCTCCAGGAGGTGCGGCAGCTGGCGGAGCAGGGATATCGGGAGGTCACCCTCCTCGGGCAGAACGTGGACTCCTACGGCCACGACCTCCGGCCCCGCACGGACCTGGCGGACCTCTTGCGCTTCATCCACGAGGTGCCGGGCATCGAGCGCATCCGGTTTACCACCAGTCATCCCCGGGACATGACAGAGAAGCTCATTCGCACCGTGGCGGAACTCCCCAAGGTGTGCGAGCACTTCCATCTTCCGGTTCAGTCCGGAGACGATGAAGTCCTCCGCCGCATGCACCGCACCTACACGGTGACAGATTACCTGCGCATCGTGGACCGCATCCGCTCGTGCATCCCGGAAGCGAGCATTACCACAGACCTCATCGTGGGCTTTCCGGGCGAAAGCGAGAAGCAGTTCGAGAACACCCTGAAGCTGGTGGAAGCCGTCCAGTTCGATGCCTGCAACACCGCCGTGTACTCCCCACGGCCCGGCACCAAGGCCGCCACCTTCCCCGACCAGGTGGACGAACAGACCAAGCACCGCCGCCTGCAGGTCTTAAACCGGCTCGCGGAACGGGTGGCCTACGCCCGGAACCGAAGGCTGGTGGGCACGGTCCAGGAAGTGCTGGTGGAGGAGCCCGGAAGGCAGGGGGGGGTTGTGGGCCGCACCCGCACCAACAAGGTGGTGGTCTTGGACGGAACCCGGGACCTTGTGGGCCGGACGGTAAGCGTATGCATCACGGAGGCGGGATCCTGGGTCCTGCGGGGGGAGCGGGTGGCAGAGCCCGTGCCGGTTGGGTGA